Proteins from one Odocoileus virginianus isolate 20LAN1187 ecotype Illinois chromosome 29, Ovbor_1.2, whole genome shotgun sequence genomic window:
- the REST gene encoding RE1-silencing transcription factor yields MATQVMGQSSGGGGLFTGSGPMGMALPNDMYDLPDLSRAELAAPQLIMLANVALTGEVNGGCCDYVVGEERQMAELMPVGDSNFSDSDGEGLEESPEAKGEPRALEKMELESLELSVVQPRPVFEAPAASETHSSSKDLPQETPAAEEKCRNVKTKPFRCKPCQYEAESEEQFVHHIRVHSAKKFFVEESAEKQAKARESGSSPAEEGDFSKGPIRCDRCGYNTNRYDHYTAHLKHHSRAGDSERVYKCIICTYTTVSEYHWRKHLRNHFPRKVYTCGKCNYFSDRKNNYVQHVRTHTGERPYKCELCPYSSSQKTHLTRHMRTHSGEKPFKCDQCSYVASNQHEVTRHARQVHNGPKPLNCPHCDYKTADRSNFKKHVELHVNPRQFNCPVCDYAASKKCNLQYHFKSKHPTCPNKTMDVSKVKLKKTKKREADLPDNKITSEKPETEQAKVKGDVTGKKNERSVKVEKKENVSREKRPCSNASSQVTTRTRKSAMEAKEVDVSSGNNSEKSCKSKKSKRKVEAEAQSLQEPVNDEEPVTKKKKKAESKSKNSQEVPKGDSKVEENKKQNICLKNKRKTVRSKPCKKSSQPAQRRPTQMESAQVGCVQTEPPPPPPPSPPPPPPVGGVEVEVVQKGPVQMEPSPPLGPAQVTPVQMEPSPPLEAVQVTPVQMEPPPPLEAVQVTPVQMEPSPPLEPVQVTPVQMEPSPPLEPVQVTPVQMEPPPPLPPPPFPPPPPEPAQVGSVQTEPPPPPPPPPPPVGDAEMEVVQTGSVQTEPPPPMEPIPRRSPRKDHRKEKSSMLSERARKEQVLIEVGLVPVKDTQRLKESACAQGLSPPSPPLPKEHLNGEESKDQNLFPAGKGNKEAPLQKAGAEETGKSLAGLAAVIKASTNTSSSEQNLNVPEGETLEDKRQAKAMLCEMEVDADEKKAENFPSRDSAVEEPASPPLPALPLERHEAVSTAAVASLPGTVAARESQEMDEDEGIHSHDGSDLSDNTSEDSDDSGLNGARPVPQDTSGKDGKEALAVRVAEGDFVCIFCDRSFRKEKDYSKHLNRHLVNVYFLEKAAQGQE; encoded by the exons ATGGCCACGCAGGTGATGGGGCAGTCTTCCGGAGGAGGAGGGCTGTTCACCGGCAGTGGCCCCATGGGCATGGCCTTGCCAAATGACATGTACGACTTGCCCGACCTCTCTCGAGCTGAACTGGCTGCGCCTCAGCTCATCATGTTGGCAAACGTGGCCTTAACTGGGGAAGTAAATGGCGGCTGCTGTGATTATGTGGTTGGCGAAGAAAGACAGATGGCAGAGTTGATGCCTGTTGGGGACAGCAACTTCTCAGATAGTGACGGAGAAGGACTCGAGGAGTCTCCTGAGGCGAAAGGCGAACCCAGGGCGCTGGAGAAGATGGAACTGGAAAGTTTGGAACTCAGCGTGGTCCAGCCACGGCCTGTGTTCGAGGCGCCAGCTGCCTCAGAAACGCACAGCTCCAGCAAAGACCTTCCTCAGGAGACCCCCGCGGCAGAGGAGAAGTGCAGGAACGTGAAGACCAAACCCTTCCGCTGTAAACCGTGCCAGTACGAAGCGGAATCTGAGGAGCAGTTTGTGCATCACATCCGAGTTCATAGCGCCAAGAAATTCTTTGTGGAGGAGAGCGCAGAGAAGCAAGCGAAAGCCCGGGAATCCGGCTCTTCTCCCGCGGAGGAGGGCGATTTCTCCAAGGGCCCCATCCGCTGTGACCGCTGTGGCTACAACACCAATCGCTATGATCACTACACTGCTCACCTGAAGCATCACAGCCGAGCCGGGGACAGTGAGCGCGTCTACAAGTGCATCATATGCACGTACACCACCGTGAGCGAGTATCACTGGAGGAAGCACCTGAGAAACCACTTTCCAAGGAAGGTTTACACGTGCGGGAAATGCAACTACTTTTcagacaggaaaaacaattacgTTCAGCATGTTCGAACTCATACAG GTGAACGTCCGTATAAATGTGAACTTTGTCCTTACTCAAGTTCTCAGAAGACTCATTTAACCAGACATATGCGTACTCATTCAG GTGAGAAGCCATTTAAGTGTGACCAGTGCAGTTATGTGGCCTCTAATCAGCATGAAGTAACCCGCCACGCAAGACAGGTTCACAACGGGCCCAAACCTCTAAACTGCCCCCACTGTGACTACAAAACAGCAGACAGAAGTAACTTCAAAAAACACGTGGAGCTGCATGTGAATCCACGGCAGTTCAACTGCCCTGTGTGTGACTATGCAGCTTCCAAGAAGTGTAATCTGCAGTATCATTTCAAATCTAAGCATCCTACTTGTCCTAATAAAACCATGGATGTCTCAAAGgtgaaactaaagaaaaccaagaaGCGAGAGGCTGACTTGCCTGATAACAAAATCACCAGTGAGAAACCAGAAACAGAGCAGGCAAAAGTAAAGGGGGATGTGACTGGGAAGAAAAACGAGAGGTCTGTAAAAGTGGAGAAGAAAGAGAACGTTTCAAGAGAGAAACGGCCTTGTAGTAATGCCTCAAGCCAGGTGACCACCAGAACTCGCAAATCGGCCATGGAAGCTAAAGAAGTGGATGTGTCCTCAGGAAACAATTCAGAAAAGAGctgcaaaagcaaaaaaagcaaaaggaaggtgGAAGCTGAAGCCCAGTCCTTACAAGAGCCTGTTAATGATGAGGAACCTgtgactaaaaagaaaaagaaggcagaaagcaaaTCCAAAAATAGTCAGGAAGTGCCAAAGGGTGACAGCAAAGTAGAggagaataaaaagcaaaacatttgcttgaaaaacaagaggaaaaccGTGAGAAGTAAACCATGTAAGAAAAGCAGCCAGCCTGCTCAGAGGAGGCCCACTCAGATGGAGTCTGCTCAGGTGGGGTGTGTTCAGACGGagccgccccctcctcctcccccttcccctccccctccccctcctgtgGGGGGTGTTGAGGTCGAGGTTGTGCAGAAGGGGCCTGTTCAGATGGAGCCATCTCCTCCCCTGGGGCCTGCTCAGGTGACCCCTGTTCAGATGGAGCCATCTCCTCCCCTGGAGGCTGTTCAGGTGACCCCTGTTCAGATGGAGCCGCCTCCTCCCTTGGAGGCTGTTCAGGTGACCCCTGTTCAGATGGAGCCATCTCCTCCCCTGGAGCCTGTTCAGGTGACCCCTGTTCAGATGGAGCCATCTCCTCCCCTGGAGCCTGTTCAGGTGACCCCTGTTCAGATGgagcctcctcctccccttccccctcctccctttccccctcctcccccagagcCTGCTCAGGTGGGGTCTGTTCAGACagagcctcctcctccccctccccctccccctccccctgtggGGGATGCTGAGATGGAGGTGGTTCAGACGGGGTCTGTTCAGACAGAGCCTCCTCCTCCCATGGAGCCGATCCCCAGAAGGTCTCCTCGCAAAGATCATAGAAAGGAGAAGTCCAGCATGCTGAGTGAAAGGGCGCGGAAGGAGCAGGTCCTTATTGAGGTCGGCTTAGTGCCTGTTAAAGACACGCAGCGTCTGAAAGAAAGTGCCTGTGCCCAGGGTCTctccccaccatcaccacccctgCCAAAGGAACACTTAAACGGGGAGGAATCGAAAGACCAAAATTTGTTCCCTGCaggcaaaggaaataaagaagccCCTCTTCAAAAAGCAGGAGCAGAAGAGACAGGTAAGAGTCTAGCTGGTCTTGCTGCTGTTATCAAGGCATCTACCAACACTTCATCCTCGGAACAAAACTTGAATGTGCCAGAGGGTGAAACTTTGGAGGATAAACGTCAGGCCAAAGCTATGCTCTGTGAAATGGAGGTGGACGCTGACgagaagaaagcagagaattTCCCCAGCAGAGACTCGGCCGTTGAAGAACCAGCTTCACCACCACTTCCTGCTCTGCCGCTAGAAAGACATGAAGCCGTGTCCACAGCGGCTGTGGCATCCCTGCCTGGCACCGTGGCAGCACGCGAGTCTCAGGAAATGGATGAAGACGAAGGCATCCACAGTCACGATGGGAGCGACCTGAGTGACAACACGTCAGAGGATAGTGACGATTCTGGGTTGAACGGGGCTCGGCCAGTCCCACAGGACACCagtgggaaagatggaaaggagGCCTTGGCTGTCAGAGTGGCCGAGGGAGATTTCGTTTGTATCTTCTGTGATCGTTCTTTTCGAAAGGAAAAAGATTACAGCAAACACCTCAATCGCCATCTGGTTAACGTGTACTTCCTTGAAAAGGCAGCTCAAGGGCAGGAGTGA